The following nucleotide sequence is from Echeneis naucrates chromosome 17, fEcheNa1.1, whole genome shotgun sequence.
TTTCCCTATCTTCTGAAGTTTGAAATCTCCAGATAAACAAATGCTAACAAGCAATTTGCAGAAGAGTTTTTACGTCTGATCCATGATCCGCATCAGATAATCTCATTGTGGATGTAACAACCTAATTTAGGAAACCAATTTGGAGTTAGGGTACAATAATCTGCCTGTAATTTGATTTGCTGTGAAGTCAGTTTGAACTGTCGTGAGTTTTGGTAATTTTgtcacagaacaaacacacactcaggggTAAATTGTTCTCTGGGAACAAatactcttttctctctctctcttttcacagTTTAATGTATTTCATGGAATGTTTTTTCGTAAATTGTGTTTGGACAGTTATGCATCTGAATGAAATATTCCATTGCTGAGTAGTTTTAGAACGTTTTGATTATGCGCTGAGGAAGATGTGTGGCACTGAAGTATTTGGGATAGAATTGGCCATAAAATAGCGTCCACTTTTACGACAATGACTTTATTTAGTTGTGCGGCAGTGATAAAACAGTCCATTCATACCAGCTGTGGTTGTAAATCTGGGCGTCTGCGTGGAAGCATCTGGTGGTTTTCGAATATTAAATCGGAGCACTCcgtttgattgattgttgtgttgttggccTCCACTGTAAGAATAGTGCGTCTGTGCCCTTATTAGCATCTGTGTTGTTCATGTTAGCATGTGTATGGGATCGTGAGACTGTGGGGGAGCATCACAAGATACTTTCTCTTTGTCCGTAACAAAAGGTAGATGTGGCTGAATACAAAAGGAAACCGAAAGCCTTTCTCTGTGGCGCTAAACAACGAGAGGTGAGGTTTGCTCCACAGCTGGTTCCAAAGATTGGTAGTACATTTGCAATGTAAAATACTTCCCcttaaaaagctgaaagaaCAGATTTTAGGATTGAGTATATAACTGAAGATATCAGAGCTCCTCAGTTTCCTTTGTGGCCTCGAGTTGTCCTGAAAGAAGGAGCTGTTTGCTCTCTGTAGCAGCAGAATTAtatctttaaaaatatcttgctctttttttaaaatgtcttctaTTTTGACCTATTAATAAATCATATGAATACCATATCCTTAAATGAATGCCAGATTTTCCATAAGCtactgtttgtattttgtctgAACAGTCTGACAAGCCAAATCATATGCCAACCCTGAGGGCTCCCCGGGGCCTGTCATGTATTTGTGGCCATTTTAGGAGCAACAGCTATGGATGTGAAATTTGAAAAGTGGCCCATTATTTCAGAGGGAAATATTTGCATGTAATTACATGACAGGATTTTGGAACTTGTGTATCTAAGTGTTTTAATTAGCTGCTCAGTCTTTGTTGATGGCGTTTGCCTTCATCATAAATCAGATATTCCACCTGCAATTTGATCAACAGCTGGTTGAAACAGTCATCTGGATGAGCAGTCGGCTTTCTTCAGGATTAACTCCGGCCTCAGCTGAGGATTGGAACCATGGATGACCTCTTTTAACTACACAGGCACTGCGTTTTCTGAGGTCAGCGGTTAGTTTGGTGGAGAGTTAGCTTCAGGGTCAGGCATAAAGGGTTTTGGACGTTTGGCAAATGTACACTAGAATTAGGTCAAAGGTTACGGCCATGTTTATGTTGGCTTCTGCCCTGATGTCTGTAGTATCTACTTGGCTCTTGTGAAAGGTTGAGGTTGTTGAAATAGTTTATAAACACATAGCATGATAGTGAGCATCAGGAAGGTCAGACAACTTGGGTAAGACCGGCAACAAatcatgtattttatttacagactgacagttatttattttatttttttctcaaaaatttaTTGTTGAAAGCAAAACTACTTTGCCTTCACTATAGTTTGCATTTAACCTCTCTCCTggcttgtttgtctgtctgtttattttcctttttagtcTCCAGTATAACGAAATAATGGACCACAGTACTATCCAGCATGTGTCTGTGGTGTCTGGGCTAAAAAGTGAAGCACCTGACTTCAGTCAAAAATGCTAAAGTCAGTTTCAGTCTTATAAAACTATGCTGATATTGGTTTTTTCACTGCACACGGGAGGATAGTTTGTTTCTATTTTCATATGTTGAAAACATACTATCATCGCTGCTCTTCAGCTCTGCAGTGTGGCTGTTATTTGCTAATCAGAGCGCTCAGTCCAAAATACTCATGACTGCAACTCCACTTCTCATTGGACTGAGATTATATTCAGTGTTGCTGTTACTGCTCTTCTTCTACTCTCATATTGTTCCTTCTGCTCTTAAAACATGTCTGATTTATTCGTAATAATTCATCTCCATCTGCCATCATTCCTCTCGctgtctttctgctgctttggctTTCAGTCAATATTGTTTATCCATGCGAGGGAGTCAATACACCATTCATCTCAAACAAACTAGATCTATAGATTGATTGTTGACCCTCATTAGATTGGATGTAGGGATGACCTTCACAAGCTGAGGCCATTCTGTCAGAGGAGACCtaatgaatttttttcttcaccagcAGGCTAAGTTGTAGTTTCTCATCGATGGATGAAAGTAAAATCAATACAACCATTTCAATTCATAATGCAAGAAAACGATTTGTATTTGGCATCTTTGCCCTCtggaattaatttttttcccccgttgTTTTTAATACAGTTACTAACAGTCTAATACAGTTACTGTTATGAGCGAGTTGTCCAaaccataaaacataaaactattggctgttgtttttattgaagtTGAACCAGCACCTGCGCCTGCTGAGAGCCAGCAGTATTGGTGGAAATGGGAGGATTTTCTACCATATTCAATGTTTATTAACAGTAGTTATTTTAAAAGCTacctgtctttgtctttcacacaTGAATCCAGTTAGTTTCTTACACTTAAAACATGGCTGCCGTTGACAGCAGCACACAACCCTCTGACTGTGTGCAACCTGTCACTCCAGATgtatgaaatgatgatgatgatggaactGTGTTTGGCACATACCAGGATATGAGTCAGTGATCAGCCTTGAAGTGAAGTGTTCATCTGTGTTGCACTGGCAGTCCGTTTTATTGTGCAGTTAGAAAGACAGCTCCACTGAGGTGCTTGACATTCGAGGCCAAAGGTGGTGAAGAAACAGAGCAGTTGTCAGCTCATGAcagcacatacacagaaacCCTACGTACTGACATGTATTTGGCTtctgtgtgatgtttgttttttgttttgtttttttgatagAGGACGACACCCTTCtcaaaatatgaaacataatctgatcaaacacaaaccacaaactgagcttaaaaagaaagctgcatctACATCTGAGGAGtctttctatattttttttatctgaagaaGTTTGAGCATAGTTCTcaaagtacaaacacacacacacacacacacacacacacacacacacaaatggggTGTTTCATCTAACAGTCTGCTCATAAGGGAGAGGATCAACTCTTTGGACCTGAGGGCTTTTCAGTCTTCTTTAAACTGTGTCAGTGATAGTGTGATCACAGGGGAGAGGTGAAATGGCCTCAGGCTGTAATCTGATCCAGCCTCTACCACGTCTGACTTGACAAACTTTTGTTAGAACTTGCAAGTCATTTTGAGGTCACGTGAGGTCACTCACTGACTTTTGGTCTTTTGTATTCTGGGTGGCAGTTAAGTATTTGAGACTTTCCAAAAAGCTTCAGGCTGGTTTGAACAGTATTCAAATTATTTATGACCCAATCTCAGTGTCATGGTGAAGCCTTTGGTCTTGCTGTTGGTAATTTTATGATGCAACGCACAGTTTATTTTGATTCAGTCTATTTTCAAGTACTGGGACTGAATCCTTCGCTCAAGATTTGGATTTGATTGACAGCGTGGAGAGTTCAATCATACACTGTGTGATATTGCAATATGAGTGACGCCTCTGGACTGATGTGCATGTTTTGAGTTAAACCAAACTTTAAAGTTATGTCCTTAATCAAACTGAATCTGGCACCACAATGCAATGGCTAAATACAAAATTCATGGCTTCTGGcttttctgttattgttttcctctcttGCACAAATGTTGTAATGTGTCGTAGATGATTGGTTTGTAGATAATCTGATATCATCCTTTGTGTTGATATTATATTTAGGTTGTACCTAAAGCCCACTTTGCTGTTGTATAACTGTTAAATTTCACCAAGAACTAACAACTCTGGCAACAATTTTATGGGGAAAAGGTTGGTtggtttctgttctgttttggtTTAGGGTAACTGTATAAATTTCCACTGGAAGATACTTTTTAATTGGATATTATGTATTCATCTGTATAACTACATCCTCTTTTGTCTTGCAGGCTTGACGATGGGTTGTGTGAGGAGTAAAGAGGACAAGGGCCCGGCACTGAAGTACCGACCCGACAACTCAAATGCCACGCCAGTTAACGTCCACCTGGGCCACTACGGGCCCGACCCCACCCTGATGGGTCACTCTCCAGCTATGAAGACGCACAACAACAGCTACAATAGTCACGCCGCTGCCCTTACACCCTTTGGTGGGGCATCTTCGACCATGACGCCCTTCGGTGGCGCCTCTACTTCCTTCACCTCAGTGGCTGTGAGCAGTCCCTTCCCCAGTGTCATCACAGGTTAGTCTGATGGGAAGATTCGGGGTTTCAAGGGGCGCCAGAGAATCTGGACTGTGAAACAGCtttgaaagtttcacaatccTCACTTCGTGTGAACCGCTATACAATGTTAGAATAAACGTAGCTGGTGGTTTTCTATGCACAAGACATTATGGAGCAGCAGATGTTATGCAAATTAGACATTTGGAACGAGTCAGACAAAACTTCAGGCCGAACAGAAACCCAAAGTTGGTCTGTAATATGGAAAGTAATGCAGCAAGCACGGCCTCTCAGCCACTGGAAACAATTACATGTACTGAATTCAGTCGTCCTTTACATGACGTACAGCTTTAATTCTAACCagtatttgactttttttatgtCTGACCTGTTGGTGATGTCAATTATGATCCTGGTGACAGAAAAAGTGATCAAATGCAGTTTCAGGTGTTTAATACATCTCAGATTAGATTGCTAAATCATGCAGCAAATGTACATAACAGACAAGAGTGATGCTTCATTCTCTCAACACACATCCGTCAGTCTCGGTTTTAGATAATCTGACCAGAGGGGCTCCTGCAGATCTAATCCTGTCTGTTCAATTTCCTCCTCAagataaacacaacacagtgctgTTGTCCTTCTGTGATCCATCACTTCTTACTGCAGACAAATCAAGTCATTTCATGATACACCAAACAATAATATATCACCACTCATCACTGCCATTCTCTGACCTTAACATTCATTGAAAAGAATCTTCAGATTCCCAGATGTGTCcctgaaataaatcaacatttagAGGGCTGGTTGTAGTCTTACACAAGGCTTTGAGGTTCAGGAAGGGAGATATTTGATAAAAGAGGCACAATCAATCTTCTTTGCTGCAGTCTGTTTGATTATCAGCTCCaaacttgttgacatggttgaCAGAGTTTGCTGATGGACAAATGGTAAGGGAATCAGATGTATCTGAGGTCCTTGTGAATTAACCGTCTATCATGTCACACACCTCTAAGTCTCAGTGTCTCTGACTCTCAGGTGGTGTGACATTTTTTGTGGCATTGTACGACTATGAGGCGAGGACGTCGGATGATCTGTCATTCAAAAAAGGGGATCGCTTCCAGATTATCAACAACACGTGAGTACATTTGCTTTTTGCACTTGTCAGCTCCAactgtgtggatgtgtgggTTCATggttgtgtgcgtctgtgtgtgtttttaatcccACATTGTATTCAGGTCTGATATTAAGGCTGGAATCTGTCTGGGTTAATGGCTTCCTCTAATGGGCCATCTGTTGAGTCCACATCTCTTCTCCCACCACAGATCAGTCCTCCAGTTTAGAGAATTATATTTGGGATGCAAAATGTACCACTTTTGAAGCATTtattaaataactaaataaatatgagtttaaatatttaaaaacagattttagaGGCTGAAAATATACCttcatatgcattttttttttttaatgattaaaaaaaaaaaactcaaaaaaatgTAGTGAGAGCAGATGTGTATGAGGTGTCAACAGAAACATATTAGATGACTTTAGTGAAATAAGAGGAGTCAGTTCAGGACACACCCTGAACACGGGGCTGATATTAAGACAAGCAGACATTTACGCTCCAGTgggcagtttagagtcaccagccGACCAGCATGTCTGTGGACGGAGGGAGGACAACATGCAGTTACATACAGACTCAATCACAGGTTTGCTTCAGTTCTTGCTCTGATTACTAATCATGTTGCCTCTCAAATTATTTCAAGCAGGTTTTTGCAAAAAAAGTTAGGATAAAAGATGCATACATTCATTAGTATATAGAGTTTTAATCTAATGTATAATTATACGTCAGTAAAGAACCTTTTTTTCTGCACGTGTTTACAAAACCAACACCAACACTGTGACTCAGACTCCTGGTGGTTAAAAGGCAGCTGGATCAACCATATTCCTCCTTCTGTTTGTACACTTTTATACAAAACTTTCAGAGCAAGTTATTTGCCAGTCAGGcctttgtgtgcttgtgttttctaATCAGCTTCTGTCTTTAGGGAAGGCGACTGGTGGGAGGCTCGCTCTATCAACACCGGGCAGAAAGGTTACATCCCCAGTAACTACGTGGCTCCGGCTGACTCCATACAGGCTGAAGAGTAAGAACTGTTTGTCCTTTTCTAACGACATGTCTGCATCGTCTCTTTTTCCCACTCTATAACTTGTCTTCCTCATGCCTACCCTGTTGCTCATCCTGCTCAGTTGGTTACTGCCTAATTAAGGCGACATGATGAGCAGTCTAAAAACAATGGCACACTGTATTGTTGGCGTTCCCATTGCTGTTCAACCGGTGTGTTTTTAGACTGTTTTGACCTgatttctgattggctgatggaCATTTTGGTTAATACTCGTGATTCATCGAAACTAAAACACTGCCAGCAGGTTAATTTGCCTCTAAAACATTAAATACCGGTTGCTGTCAGTGGATTAGATTCTTGGGTCCTTCCTAAATTTGTCTGGAAACCAATATATGTCTTTGACATTGAGGCAGTTCGGCTTGTTCTTCACATGGCAGGGTCTGTAGAGATTtagtgaagaagaagagctaAATGCTGACACTTTTATGAGccagtgtttcatttatttattcattgcaaTTGGGATGAATTATTTTATGCCTCCCTTATATGTGACGGAACAAGCCACCACCTGGAGAAGCAATAAGGTCTAATGAGAGCAGTATGCTCcaagttaaaatgaatgatattTTAAGATATTTAAAGTAACCACATCAGAATAATATAGAAACTCCTGATGTTTCATGTTAGTTAACAAAGTTACAGTAATGTTAAGCTTGACATAGTTTACAAGAGTCCTTTAAAACCAGACAATCTCTAAATCATTTAGCATCTAAATAATCACATCCCCACCTCCATATTGTTTCCAcatggatataaaaaaaatcctcactTGTTGTTCAGTATGATGTGACgattccttctgtgtgtgtgtgactctctctctctcttttggcaGATGGTACTTTGGGAAAATGGGACGCAAAGACGCTGAGCGTTTGTTATTGCTTCCAGGGAACCAGCGGGGAACCTTCTTGGCACGAGAGAGTGAAACAACCAAAGGTTAGAGGATTTACCCTTTGAAAGCAAGATATTATAATAATGCTGTAGATTTAATTTGATgaaatgggcttttttttttttttttttttttgaatcacaGAGCAGCTAAATTATCTAGACAGACATGGCACAAAGTATAATTACTTCATGTTcgttaaaaaaatatataaatatagttgtgtttgtgtcacctTTATCAagtatatttctttttctttttaaaggtgCATACTCTCTTTCTATCCGGGACTGGGACGACGTGAAGGGAGACAATGTCAAACACTACAAGATCCGAAAGCTGGACAACGGTGGTTATTACATCACCACTCGAGCCCAGTTTGAGACATTGCAGAAGCTGGTGAAACACTATACAGGTATGCAGCTTGTGCACATGTAGCATTTAAACTAACTGTTGTTTACAGCTCCAACTCAGGAGCATGCTGGTTATTTTGACTTTCAGACTTGTGTTCACCTATGGACTGTGTGATATTGGCCAAGCATCTTATATGTCTATAATTATATGGCATTTggtctttgttgtgtttttgaaagcGTTCAGTATACGTAGTTCGTTCCTCCCCACTCTTGGTTCATTTGATGTTTCAGCCAGTAAATGCAGCGCTGGAAGAGGAAAATGCATTATTCAgctgctgatctgctgctgGGATATGTTTCTGAATATGTTTAACAGAAGcttctctttctgctctgcttTCGTAAGCAGTGTCTTCACTGACACGGTCACAACTCATGACACATttccaaaaaccaaaaccatgtGAGCCAAGAGAAGCACAAAGGAAAAACtaaagtttgtttaaaaaaactgcCTTAAGACATATAATCCGCAATCACCATAATATTTATAAGCAGGCAGTCtgctttcactgtcacattGTGGTGTGTCCAGATGATGGAAACACATGCAGGACGAATAGTCAGTCTCCTAGAAGCAGTACCCATAAATAAGAGGTTGCTGGTTAATGGACTCTAACATTTAATTTCGGGTCTGGTGCTGTTGACCCTTCACTGCAGTATACAGAACAGGTCGGTCCTCCTTCACATCCCTTCAAGTCAGGAATCATTGAAAAGTCAAGTACAAACCGTAGGCGACGTTTGCAGATGGCGTTGTACTTGGATAGCACTTTCATATAATAGGCTGGGTGTTTCACAGTGGGGGTTCACATCACAGCTATTAGCTCTGGTCTGCCTGAGTGTGAAAAGGCATAGCTGAAAACAACAGCACTTTGATTTCAATGTTCTTtcctgataaatatttaaattcttcCATCAAACACGTCATTAAAGTGAAATAAGCAGAGAATGGGATCTTAATCTGTGAGGACGGACTCTGGAAATGATGGGTCAACAATTTGCAGAGCTGCTATAGTGTGATTCACCTTCCTGCTGGGTATTAGTATTCACTGAACACAACTCAGCAGTTGTTTTTGGTGAAACATGAAGTAGCTGTACTGATTGATGATGggctgtctttttctctccagagCACGCAGACGGTCTGTGCTACAGGCTGACCactgtgtgtcccacagtgaagCCTCAGACTCAGGGACTAGCTAAGGATGCCTGGGAAATACCACGAGAGTCCCTCCGACTGGAGGTCAAACTGGGCCAGGGCTGCTTTGGAGAAGTCTGGATGGGTAAGTGGCTGAACCTGTGATGTGTACAAAtgtttcagtctttattttcattttatgggGAACTCGTTGAACTGAAGGATATTTATTTCCTAATCATATATTCATGTATCTTTTGGTAAAGGCACAGCATCGGTACCGTTCACTcctgggaaagtgtgtccaaacttttggcctgtactgtagttTTTCTCAAACATGTAGTTTCATCCATAAATGTAAACTtaatttaaacattaataaaagtCCCAAGTTGAGTTGAGTAATTAAGTTTGAATATAATGGAGGACTAAGAAAACCATCAAATTAATCAGGTTTAGCAGTCCACTGACTGTGGCAGTTCTGCTGAAAAGAGAAGGTTTCACACAGAAGCACTGCTGATAAGGGTTAATGTGAAGGGAGTCCGGACGTCTATACAGCTTCCTCTGTtcattcaacacaaacactggatAGAAATCCTGTGTTGCAGGAATACAGGTGTGAGAAATCAGTCTGCACAGTGTTCAGTGTATACATCAGATGTTGCTGAAGTAGACTGAAACCACATGGTAGCTGTTGAGGGATGAATCAGCCTCAGGATGTGTCCTGCCAAGATCCAGATTCCCAGAATCCATTTTACATACATGGAGTACATCCTGTGTCAGCAACAAACATACATAACTACACTTTGTAGCACTGATGTTTGACATGAATTagtaaacagcaaaaacataaGAATACATGCCTGTCCATACATAACGCCTTACATACACAAAGTACACGCTGTGCATTATTAATAACTGTTGTAAGTTTAATGTAAAACAATCCAGATGCATTAGATGCATGGGTTAGTTCATGATTCACATTAGGACAAAATGGAGTGAACTGGCCTGAGTAAAGGGCTCGCCTTGGCCCACATACTGATGTGAATGTTGATTACTGATGTTGgttttcccacacacacacacacacacacacacacacacacagagcttggTAATCACAGGTCACATCCTACGCTTCAGTTCTCCAGCCTGGTTGTGAGGCGGGGGCATTTTCAGCGAACATGACTCCTTCTTTCATCACTCGCTTATTCACTAAGCATGGCCTGAAGCAAGCCTCGACCTGCAAGCCTCCGCCGTGCTATCCCAGGAATCCCTCTCTCCGTCTTTCTGCTCTCTATACTGAAAATCCATACTCCGCTCacatgttgctttgtttttaaatagaTCACCTTTGCTTGTGGCATTGGCCTCCATTACTGcctcatattattattattagatctTATCATTGCCCTACTTTGTcattcagcctgtgtgtgtatgcagtttGTTCAGTATTATTGATTCATGAAGGTCAGCCTCATGACGGAAGCAGTAGATCTCCTGCCTCAGCTCATTGTCAGTAAGCAGGGCGTGAGTAAGTGGCTCTCAACCAGGAAGTGGCTGATCATATAAGCTGATATGTTCTTTCCCTCCCAAGCTGCCCCTTTACCCATGGGAGCACTGCCAAAGATCACTAACAGTTGAATTTAGGATCTGTCAGTTACTCAGAAGTAATGGCAAAGTCTTTGAACGCCCCTGCAGCCTTTTGGTTTTGCAGCATGTACTGCTCCGTAAACTGGAAATGTCTGAATTATTTCCTGAACGAAACTCAGGATTGTGTTTCACTGCAAACAAGATAtaattgttttgtgttcatcatatatttttattcaggcACTTGGAATGGCACTACCAAGGTGGCGATTAAGACCCTAAAGCCCGGCACCATGTCTCCAGAGGCCTTCCTGCAGGAGGCCCAGATCATGAAGAAGCTTCGTCACGACAAACTGGTGCCTCTGTACGCCGTGGTGTCTGAGGAGCCCATCTACATCGTGACTGAGTTTATGGGCAAAGGTGAGGACAGCCCTTCATGAAGAGACATTACACAACTCTGCATAGTAGGGACTGACTTGTTGTGCCTCATGACTGGGCTTTATAGACTCTTCTGTCTGAGCTAAAGTTTGTGTAAACCAAACAAACCCATCCAGTCATGAATAACCCAACTGAACCCTGCAGCCCTTCAGTAAACGGGTTTGATATTCCGTTTGTGTATATTCTCGTTCATCCAGATCATGATCGTATCCGGCCAACAAACTGAATCGTACACACGTGACTAGTCCTCAGTAGTCAGACTGACCCATTGAGAACTGGTGAGGCGAAACGTCTTCTTGGACAAATCCAGTTGCGTACAAGTCAATTTGTTGGCCTCTGGccaatgttttgttgttcattcagtttttttcccacCTGAGAGGCCCCCCTTCCACTGGAACATGTGTTGTTATGTTTGGGCTTTTGTTTCACGTTGATGTTGGAGCCTCAGAGTGGCGTACATTCACAGAGTTGTTCTGACATGTTTCTTATGTCGGGTGTTAAACTTTTGACAAGAAACgttgcattttatttaatattcataaggtttttttgttggtattttaaattacttaataataataataataataataatatttgtagaaaaatatttttcagtgcATCAACTATAGTAACACTGCACCAAGTCTTCCTTAATCTGACTTTAGCCATTCTGACTCTCACAGCGATGTGTGCGCTTCGTTAAATGAGACTTGCAGTAAACAGTCCCCGTCAACAGATTTCATTTTAAGAATGTTGATTTCTCCCTTTCACTTTGGATTTTAAGGTCAGGGGGTTGATGAGGTTCTTCCGACTTTCCAAGTCAGACATCCGACTCGAGTGGATTTTCCTGCTGATATTTTTCAACTGGGAAATACGTGCTTGGCAATCCAAATGGAAACAGTTTAAAATCTTGATCTTTTTTAAGGCCCACTGCAGTGTTTATGTTCACAAGCCCACACAGTCACATCGCACCGTGTTTTCAGGCATTTctgatttgaattattttgacaaTCCCACACAAAGCTGGGACAGCTAGCAGTTATATCATAATATAATTTAGATCAGattaagtgaaaaaaaaaatccacttaagttaatctttttttttttttttttttttgggtatgCATTAGCTTTAACTGTAGCAGCCAGAATGATATTTCAGAGTCAACACTAATCGTCTTTGGCTACATGTGTATTCTGAGAAGAAACCTAATGAGGCACTAATGGTAACTCTGCGTAATATAAACAGCTGAAATTTGTTTGAAGTGTGCTCTtattaaaacatgaataaacGATAATAAACCAGGTCTGAGCTGAATGAAGGCTGCTCACAGTCAtgcttcatttctttgtgttgtgttgatacATAATGAGATGTGTTGACAATATTTATCATCTTAACTCTTAACAGGTAGTTTACTGGACTTCCTGAAGGAGGGAGATGGTAAATACCTGAAGCTGCCCCAGCTTGTGGACATGGCTTCACAGGTAGGAACCAAACTCTGCATTTGAATGTGTCACCAGCTCAGACTGGGGGGGTTCATCGTGCATCAACTGTAAAACAAATAGTTTCATGTGGACaactgtgtgtaggtgtgttgaGAGGCA
It contains:
- the yes1 gene encoding tyrosine-protein kinase yes codes for the protein MGCVRSKEDKGPALKYRPDNSNATPVNVHLGHYGPDPTLMGHSPAMKTHNNSYNSHAAALTPFGGASSTMTPFGGASTSFTSVAVSSPFPSVITGGVTFFVALYDYEARTSDDLSFKKGDRFQIINNTEGDWWEARSINTGQKGYIPSNYVAPADSIQAEEWYFGKMGRKDAERLLLLPGNQRGTFLARESETTKGAYSLSIRDWDDVKGDNVKHYKIRKLDNGGYYITTRAQFETLQKLVKHYTEHADGLCYRLTTVCPTVKPQTQGLAKDAWEIPRESLRLEVKLGQGCFGEVWMGTWNGTTKVAIKTLKPGTMSPEAFLQEAQIMKKLRHDKLVPLYAVVSEEPIYIVTEFMGKGSLLDFLKEGDGKYLKLPQLVDMASQIADGMAFIERMNYIHRDLRAANILVADNLVCKIADFGLARLIEDNEYTARQGAKFPIKWTAPEAALYGRFTIKSDVWSFGILLTELVTKGRVPYPGMVNREVLEQVERGYRMPCPQGCPESLHEMMRQCWKKEPDERPTFEYIQSFLEDYFTATEPQYQPGDNL